Within the Malaclemys terrapin pileata isolate rMalTer1 chromosome 24, rMalTer1.hap1, whole genome shotgun sequence genome, the region GGAAGTTCTGTTCTTTCCCCCATGGAAGCTGACTGCAATAGTTGGAACATTTCAAGGATATGTCTTAGTTTCTTTAGCCACTGTCTTCTCTGATGCCTTGGTCAATTCCTCTAATGCCTTCTTCAGTGCTTTCATTGACTCCTTTGGTGCTTTAGGTATTTTGGCCTCCTCCTTCAGTGCCACAGCCATCTCCTTCTCTGGTGCCTTGGGGACCTCAGCCACCTTCTTCTGTGCTGAAGCCACCTCTTGCGGTGCAGATGATGTCATCTCTATCATCATAATTTCTTTCGGCTCCCCTGTGGCTTCTTGGGTCGCTCCGACTGACGGAGAGAAGGGGCCCACAAGCCAGTTGAGGGGAGTGTTGTGTGAGACGTACTCCAGTAGGGCCTCCAGAGACTCCTGGGCCTTTGTCATTTTCTCCCGGCTCTGggtcagggagctgctggagaggTCCTGGAAGGAATCAGCTCTGGAAAAGGAAGCGTGGAGCTGCTGCACGTTGTTAACAGCCTGGTGCACTGTTTCCTGGATGTTGCTGGGGAGGCCTTGGATGCTGGAGACCAGATTCACATAGGCAGGGTGCAGCTGCTGGGTGATGATCCGCACCATGGCTAGAGTACGAGGCTCGACCTGCTGAGAGGAGAGTAGTGGGTAAGACTTACACTGCGAAACCAGTGTTTAGTGCACCATGCGTCCCTGTAAGTACTCCCCACTAGAGATACCTCAGGCTGGGAAGCACTCCCTCTCGGCTGGGTCCGGCTCCACTCAATCCACAGCTGTTGAAGCTTCTCCAGGCTATCCTGAAGCTTATGCCCAACGCCCTGTTTTACGTATTCGATCTGGCGAGAGACAGGAACGATCATTGCAGATACCTGTGATCAGCAAGAAACTCTGCAATGCCCAGTCTCTCTTATACAGTGGGGTCCCGAGAACGGGAAGCAGGCAGGACCACACCAAGGAAGCTGCCGCGCATCAAGCAGAGATGGGAACGTAGGTAGACGTGTGACCCAGAGGGCACCCTGGGAACAGAGCGATTTAGCACTGGGGTGGAATGCTTTGCACCgccagggcaggaaagggggtgtacTTACGAGGTTTATTGCCAGCTGGAGTTGGGAAAGACTGTGCTGGGTGTTTTGCTTGATAAGCCGCAGCTTGTTCAGGGAGTGCTGGTAGGCTCGGTGGCGGACTTTGTTTGAGAGGGAACCCAGGCGCACGAAGTAACTCTGACGCTGTTTCTGTTCTTCCACGGAGGCCATGTTGAAACCCTCGATGGCTATGGCAAGTTTAACTGAAGGGAACATTTGTATAAGGGTCAGGTTATCAGCAGGAATGCCCGCCCCCAGCGATGGTCCTCTTGGGCCCACTGCACAAGATCGGCGACACACAGTCTAGCACTAGCATGACCTAACGGCCCCACTCcttgtctctgtgcctctgtttccctatctgtaaaatggggataatgatactgactgcctttgtaaagtattttgagatcaaCTGAAGAAAGAACTAATGGTTATTATTCGTGCTCAGACACAGATTTTGAGAGGACAGCAGCTGCCTGAAGGGATGAAGAATGCACTGATatattgattgatttattttttgcaCGGATCTCACCTGCTTTTACCCACCATTTTCAAGGCAAATAAGACAAAACAGTAGCTAGCGAACATCGGAACCTCCTCCCTGTGTCACATGCCAGCTCCTAATGTTGAGAGAAAGTCATTGCGGTGACAAGTCTAAAGCAACTTACCTATCCCAAGACAGGAGAAGGCCGCTGCCATGTAGCAGAAGCAATAGTGTCTGAgcttggagggaggagagaggtgcaTTTTCTATTGCTAGCACATGCTGTAGAGCAATGGCTCTCCacctttccagagtactgtatccttttcaggagtctgatttgtcttgcgtacccccaagtttcacccttaaaaactacttgcttacaaaatcagacataaatacacaaaagtgtcacagcacactatgactgaaaaatggccgactttctcatttttaccatagaattataaaagacatcaattggaatataaatattgtatttacatttcagtgtatagtatatagagcagtataaacaagtcattgtctgtattaaattttagtttgtgctgactttgctagtgtttttgATGTAGcccattgtaaaactaggcaaatatctagatgagttgatgtaccccctagaagacctctgtgtacccctaggggtacgtgtacccctggttgagaaccgctgctgtaGACTGTCTAAGCACTTTCTCACCCAGTTCCTCATTTGTCAGGGGGAGGTAGTGATCCACCAGCGCCTGTGATTTCTCTAGCACAGCATCCACTCCACTCGCCACCAGCTGGCCCGCTGCCTTGGCTTTATTTAGGCTGTTGGTCACCACGAAACTGGTCATCTCCACGCCGTCCTGGACAGCCTCTCTGCTCCGCCCTACAACTGTATTCACTTTGCTGGTCACAATGTCCTTTGCACCACAAGCAGCTTCCTTGGCAGTATTGACAGTGGAGGTCACCACTGATTTGGTCAGCTCAACGCTGTCCTGGACAGTCCCTCTGGTCAGGTCCACTGCTTCGGTCACCCTGTTGGTCACAATGCCCTTTGCACCATAGGCAGCTTCCTTGGCAGTATTGACAGTGGAGGACACCACTGATTTGGTCAGCTCGACGCTGTCCTGGACAGTCCCTCTGGTCAGGTCCACTGCTTTGGTCACCCTGTTGGTCACAATGTCCTTTGCACCACAGGCAGCTTCCTTGGCAGTATTGACTGTGGAGGACACCACTGATTTGGTCAGCTCAACGCTGTCCTGGACAACATCTTTGGTTACATCTACAGCGCCGGCCACTCTGCTGGCCACCGCATCTTTCGCGCCATAGGCAGCATCCACCGCACTCATCACTTTAGTAGACACCATCTGCTTGGTGTCTGAAATGACCTAGAGGGGAGAGCCAGAGGAAAGATTATTGTACACTCACTCAAAGACTGAGGTGGTTTTTTCCAGTGGGGAGATACCAGATACCCCTTCCTTCCCAAGTGGCCCTTCTCTAGATAAATAGTGGCATGGCTTGGTAATGTCATCCATTAGTTTCCAAAGCTGTAGGGCCAACAGGCAGCATGAATTGATGTAGCTCCAGGACATCAGCGCCACTTACACctgccaaggatctggcccttagcctCTCTGTCAGCGGGCAGCTCCTTTTCTAGCCCAAACATCTGCAAAGCAAATGTCTCTTAAATCAGAGTTCACATTGCTCCGTCTCTCCCTCTCGGCTAAGCACTGCAACCCATCTGTTTCCCTATGGCAGGCCTATGCCTCCCTATCCGTAGCATTGGCCCTCGAGCAAGTTGTAGCTTCCCCTCCTGGGGAAGGATGCTGGATGCAGAGGCACTTACCTGCTCCGTTGGTTGTTGAAGGAAGGGCAGGTTCTCCTCCAGTTTGTCCAGTCCCTTGCAGGCGTACTCATTTACCGATGTGactagagagagggagaggcacAGACTTAGTTCTCTGAATCTGTTTCAGTTTGACTCCAGCTCCCAGTGGCAAGGCCAGGCAGAGGGAGCCTGGACAGCCAGGATAAGAGCTTCACAAAGACAACGCAACCGGACTGGTTTGTGTAGCCTTGTGGCCACGCCCTTTGGGAACCCGACTCCCTGTGATGGCAGGAAGTTGCTCCAGGCAGAGCTTAGCACACTTCTCCATCGGAGGGGGTGTCTTTATTGCTCAGTTGCAGCCACTTGGGAGCCACATTAACTGGGAGGAAGGAATCCTGGAGGTCCTCCAGCTGAAGGTTGGAGGATAGGAAGAAAACCTCAAGCTATGGGGCAAAAAAGACTAACCAGCCCCTCTTGCCCAAGAATGGAATAGCTGGGCAGTAGGCAACACGGACTCCGATTTAATACCAGGCTCCAGGACAGAAATGCACGGCGTCCCAAGTTCTGGAGGGCAAACATGTCAAGCAGGTTGGAGAACACAGAGTGGCTGCAAAGGGCTAGATGCCAGTCTCACTGGAGTCCATGGCAAAATCTTCCATTAATTTCACCAGGCTCAGGATCTAGCTGAAcccagggggcagcagggtgggggagtcAGCAGTGCTATGGTTAAGCAAAGAAGTTAAATGGAGGAACTGCTGGTTCCCTGTGGTCTGTGCCAAGCAAGCCCAGCTATTGTTGGAAAGAGTTAGCTAAGGTGGATAGGAACTATGGCTGAGAGAGGAGATGgaatcatagggctggaagggacctcgagaggtcatcaagtctagtccCCTGCGCAGatgcaagaccaagtaaacctagaccaaccctgacaggggtttgtccaacctgctcttaaaacctccagtgatgcgGATTCCGcaccctcccttggaagcctggtcCTGCGCTTCACTATTCTTATAGTTCACaaattttccctaatatctaacctaactctcccttgctacagattaaactcattacttcttgtcctgccttcagtggacatggagaacaattgatcaccgtcttCTTTATAACAGAAGACTTATTAagttcccccctcagtcttcttttctcaagactaaacctgTCCCGTTttgttaacctttcctcataggtcaggttttctaagccttttatcacGTTTTTTTGCTcccctctggattctctccagtttgtccacatcttccctaaagtgtggcacccagaattggacacaatatccACCTGAAGCTACACCAGTGCGGGGTAcagcaggacaattacttcccatgtctaacttatgacactcctattaatataccccagaatggtATAAGACATTTTCGTAACTGCATCACAATGTCAATTCACTTTCAATTTgcaatccactataaccctccaatccttttcagcagtgctactaCCTAGCCCGTTAGcccccattttgtagttttgtATTTGAATTTCCGTCTtaaagtgtagtactttgcacctgtctttattgactttcatcttgttgatttcagaccaattctctaatttgtcacgGTGGTTTTAAATTCTACtcctggcctccaaagtgcttgcaacccctcccagcctggtgcaTTCCACACATTTTATAAGCGTAATCTCCATTCTCCACGTCATTAATGACAATATTGAATAGTAcgggacccaggactgaccatgagatatgtcctcccagtttgacagcaaaccattgataactactctttgagtatgattTTTCAACAAATTCTGCACCCACCTTGTAATAATTTCATCTAGTCCATAGTtccctactttgcttatgagaatgtcatgtgggatagTGTCAAACGCTTTACTAAAAATCACAACAGATCAGGCCTACAGCTTCTCCCCGTCCACTAGACCAGTAACCTCGTCAAAGGAGGAAATAAGgttggcttggcatgatttgttcttcacaaatccttGTTGGCTATTCTTTATAATATCCCTGTATGACTTGGAAATAACTCAGATGCTAGTTGAGGAGCACATACAGTAGGAAGGGTGTTAAACCCAAAGCTGTTTTTTCTCTTCCTGCCCGATACTGGACATCACAAACAGACCTTAACCACATCGCCAATACTCTCAGCAGCTGGGGCGTTCACACCATGGGACTAAAGTGCTGGGATGAGAGAATGAGCCAGCTACCCAATGCTGCGCTCCTGTTAAACAAGTCTTCCCTGCTGGTCTGTGTCCTGAGCCCTCCCACTTTTCGGCCGTGCAGTGTAGTCTGAGAAGTCCCATGAGGGTTCTCCCACCCCCGCGGAAGGGAGGAATCACTCGTCTCAGTGTTTACTCACTCTGAGGTTCCAGGTGGCTTAGAATTGGCTGCACGCCACCAACTGCGCTGCCCACTGCCATGGCAGCCACGGTCTCTGCCACGCTGCAGATGTTGCTGATGTACGGATGTATCCCCTTGGTGTAGCTGTAAGCAGAGGAGACCAGGTTGTAGGCAGAGCTGATAAAGGGCAATCTGGCCACCCTGTTTACTATGTTCTGagcaaaggaaagaagaagtgacATTAGGGGCAGATCCTGTGGCTGGTGGGTGAATATAAACTGTAGTCTGAGCCATGCGTATTCCCAGAGAGGGTCTTTATGGAAAACACTCTGTCCTCTATCTGCTCAAGTGCAGTgacagagaggtgaagggacCTTCTCAGGCCACACcaggagtcagtgacagagcagggagtAGAACTCAGGACCATGCTTCTTGTCAGTCACATACCGATTTAACATCACCCTACCTGGATTTAGCACTGGAACCCCTGGCAGATCGGTCTCTCAAATTTTAGCCTTATGGCGCTCCCCCCACACGTGAAGTTACCGCCCTCTCCCGAGCAAGAGGAAACTGCATTCTCCATATTAAACTAGAGCCTCAAAGCAGTCAGTGTGGCTGGACTCTTCTCTTGCCTGGATGTTGGGATGAGTTAGTGCGCTGAAGCACCTGTTGACAGGTGAATTGTGGATTACACTTGTAATACTAGCTACCTGTGATTTACCTACCACTTGATGCTCTTCTTCAGCCTTTGGAGGGCCAGTATTCGTGGCCTTGTTTTCAGATGCCATTGTGAAGTCGGATGCAACtgaaaggagagaaaaagaacagtTACAACATTATGAGTTAGCCTTCTGATATTACCAGTAACAGCTGGTGGACAGGATAACGCCACATGCACTTGGATTATTGTCCACCACATCTTAGGAACTTCAGAGCTCCTCTTCctatcaggggcggctccaggcaccagggcagcaagcgcatgcctggggcggcaagccgcgggggacgGCCtactggtcgctgtgagggcggcagtcagggagccttcggcggcatgcttgcgggaggtccgctggtcccgcggattcggcggcaattcgccagcggggacgccgatggcgcagcactggcggacctcccacaggcatgccaccgaattgGCGTGACCAGGGGACCGCCTGCAGGcgcgccgccaaaagccgcctgactgccgtgcttggggcggcaaaaaacatagagccgcccccgCTTCCTATTCCTTACAAGAAGAATGTGAAGATATTCTAATAGCTCCGTCAAGTCATAGAGATTTCATGAGTTAATGTGAATCTTTACCAGGGATCAGAATGGGTATGTAGGAGGGAAGCAATATCAATCTACCCAACCTTCTTCCACCATCCCAACTCAGCTGGATGTTCTTACTAAAATAAGCAGCACTGAAATTGCGTGGATACATTAATTTCTTAGACATCAGAGTTAGCGCCCCAGTGAGATGAATTGGGGCAGTTCTTACTCATATTAGGCCCGATATATCTGTCTAGAAGACAGAGATACTCAGGCATCAGTGTCATGTTCTGAATGTCCTCTCTGCagctattagggtgaccagacgtcccgattttatcaggactgtcccgatatttgctcgtttgtcccgcgtcccgaccaatgtttggtcaggacactggacaaacaagcaatttttgccctccgctctggctcgcgccccctccctcgccccaactccgccccctccttcccccattggatagctccccaaatcctcaccctggccccaccccctcactgccccattggatccctccccaaatccccgcctctttccgaagcatgctgcattcctcctccctcccaggcaagcgctggagggaggaggctCGGGGACGGCGgggtgagtccggcctggccctggcccgagcgcaggcaggaggACGGGGGGGGTAcctgcaggggggcagcccagggtCCAGCCTGGGGAACCGGCTCCCTACGCGcccatgggtggggtggggggggcagcagctgcccgCGTGGGGACTCCGGTTCCTCGGGGCTTCACCTCCGCCACGTGCGCCCCGGCCCCGGAGGGATGTAGTTGGCGCTGGGTGCCAGGCACATGCCTCTGCCTGACATGTGGCAAGGGAGAGGCGGAGGAGCGGCTGGAAGGGCCGGTCGGGCGGCGGCTCCGCCGCGGTGCTGGGGATAATTAGAATCTGTGAGTCTGTCTGcctccggggggcagggcggggggagcagtgCGTGCCTGGCTGGGTGTGTGACCCTAGGTGAGGCGATCCCGTCCCGCGATGCTTGGCCGAGTCCCGGCCTGGGGGCCGCGGCAAGGTCCCGCTTCTCTAGCGGGGTGTAGCCCAGTGGCACGAAGGTAGCTACAGCTCCGCACtcccgggcccgcggggagctggaGCCTGTCAGGGAAGGGGCTGCCACACGCTGGCGCACCCGCGGCCAGCCCAGGACGGTCTCCGCGCAGGGACTTGGCGGGGGTGCTCCCCCTGTCCGTGCCCATCTCCGCGGCATCGGGGTGTCAGTCCTCGGGCTCCGGGCGGAGGTTGTTACATCCCGGGACCCGGGGGCCGCTGTTTACATCTGCGTGTGGCCAGCACCAGCCTAGGCGCTTCCCGCTTGttcgtgctttttttttttttttctcgccaccggcttttttatttttttggctccgctccctccccccccccccccgcgtcccgatatttcgcctctgtgatctggtcaccctagcagctaTAAAGTATAGGATGCTTGAATAAAAGCTTACACCCTGCAGAAGATGATGGCTTGTGTCACTGCATGTTGTTCCTCATCTTACTATAATTAATCTTGGCAGAATTTGAGgtgtatttattttagaattttgatggataatttagatttttatttttaagcatttttttatttttatcaatttaaattttcatggtTGTGGGAAATTAGGGGGgttcagacaataattatttaatgacagcagacactgagattcaaaaagttaaagcttttgtgacagacccagaccagtggggtacagaagtctggtcctattgggatccaggatgtacaggagtctggtagagagcaaatatactggtcactggatgagtagttttctgttccctgggtgaccaaagcaggggctgcactagagtaatcaggaacctgctagaaccagttaaggcaggccggctaattaggacacctggagccaattaagaagaagctgctagaatcaattaaggcaggctaatcagggcacctgggttttaaaaggagctcacttcagtttgtggggggagtgtgaggagctgggagcaagaggcgcaaggagctgagagtgagagggtgtgctgtgctgctggaggactgaggagcacaagtgttatcagacaccaggaggaaggtcctgtggtgagaataaggaaggtgtttggaggaggccatggggaagtagcccagggagttgtagctgtcatgcagctgttacaggaggcactatagacagctgcagtccacagggccctgggctggaacccggagtagagggcgggcctgggttcccccccaaacctcccaattgacctggactgtggattctcccagaggggaaggtctctgggctgttccccaacccacatggtgaatctctgaggcaagaaaatccaccaataagtgcagacccccaagatagaggaggaactttgtcacactttaTAACCTTTAAAACGCAAACTggcaacatcacatgtcaaactaTACAAAGTCAATAGCCTTAAAGCAAACTCATAcattctcaagcaacatttttcttattttgccgaTCTGTAAATTTTGATCGTCCTTGACGTAAATATGTTTACATGGGTTTGGGTGTGTACGGTGGAAttgacatttatcaacatttaccgataaaaatcgaatccttccaagcttaACTGTAAAGATGAGAATTAACAATCCAATATGTCATCTTGACAGTGACTGCTGCAAGAGAGAAACTGCATCTTAGCCGTGGAATGAGTGGGGAAGGCAGGTTTTCAGAGTTCTAATTTTGGAAACCTGGTTAGCTCATTGTCATGATATAATGACAATGGTGTTTAAAGTTCTATTTTTAAGACAACTGAACTTGCTGAACAACCGCTTTGAAAAAGCTCAGATTTCCCCCATTGATTCTGACATTAAGCTGGGTTTCCCCATGTCTCAATCTATTTCCCAACAGGATGACGCGTTTGAGAGCACCCTGGCAAAACCTTAACTCccatgagagagagacacaagggCCAATCGCCTAACAGAGATGCTGACACAGTGGCAGGCACTTCCACCATTAACAATTTGATGAACTAGTAACCGTGACTGCCATGTTTGTTTCAAGGCTCATTCGACACAGTCCTCTGATCTTGGAGTCTCTCTCGCCACAGCTCTACTCTAGGGATGCTTTAGCACATTTCCCGTCACTGCGAGCACCAGTTCAGCTTCACCAGCAATAGTAACTTTGGAAGTCTTAGAactttgtgtgtgcatggggtGGAGTGGAGAGGGAAGGGGTATATCCTGTTGCCTTGACTTGCTGGCTGGTTCAGTTAATATATTTTGTCCGTGGGAGTTGCTATGTAAGCAGTGGGAAGAAGCTGAGGAAAGGAGGACAAGAGAATCCTTGAAGACCGCATGCGTTGGGACAGGCTAGCTATGCACACAGCTAGGGGAGACTGAAGAAGATACACGATATCGCTATCGGCGTCCTTACCAACTAGCTACCCGGTTGTTATTGGTTGACGTTTTATGGCAACCATTGCAGCAGTCTCTAACCAGCTGTCGGAGCACCCAGGCCTCAATTCAGGAGAGTACTTAAGTGCACGTTGTCCAATTAGACTCATCCTTAAGTCTCACCGAAGTCGATGTGACTCAGGTGGGCTTAAGTGCTGCCCTGAACTGGGATCCTGGAGCTTGTGGACTGGGCTCTTGGGGGGGCACGGGCTGTGGCAGCGGCAGGCACAGGAATAACAATTTGgctgcttttggaggggcactttcTGTGCCGCCcgtggctggaggagctgcctcctcccccttccccagcggcCCCGGGGtcagaggagttctgtgcccctgctGACTGGCTTGCCCCCCCGCTTTGTGCATGCCTCTGGGCTGTGGTATTTAAGTCTAACACACATAGTGTGGATGgacttctggctgccctggcatTTTTAACTCTGCACCAGTTAGACCGGCTCTGAGCCAAGTTACATGGCACGGTGAAGTCTTTGGGCTAAAGACTGTGttttgtgtatgtacagcacctggtaCAATGGGGCCTCGATCCTGAATTGGGCCCGGTTAGGCTCCACCGCCGTACAAATAATGAGTGTTAACACTGGTGGCAGCATCTGGCGAGCTGTCTCCACCCGCCCCAGCCAGCGCTGCTTGGTAATCCCTGTGGGGCTTTCCGTTTATGTGGGTACAGCACCTTGCGCAAGAGGGTGCCTGAATAAGGGGCCCATTAGGGCACTGCCACAATCTAAACAACATCTACCCTGGCGAAACGGCACCAGGGTCTGTCTGCACTGTTGAGCTGGCCCTGGTGATTGGCACTACCCCAGCACCACAGCAAAGTCCAGCCCCGTTCCTGTGTCCTCCTCACTGgcgctgtgctgcccagtgtgcATGGGTCTTTGTGTCGCACTGAGCTGAGACATTCTAGGAtactttcccagtgaattgtgggagaacttgtctgtcctgggCACACGGTGTGGGGGAATGGTGGGAAGGTGCCAGAGGACTGTCAGTACTCATGTGGTTTATCTCGCATCCTCAGGGCAAAGTGGCTAGTTACCAGCCCCGGGGAAAGCAGCACCTGGGCtctaacccacccaccccctaggCAGGCCAGTTTGCCTGGGTTGAAAATAACACCCCACTTGGGTGAGAAgattgtgtgtggatgggagggggggttggggcaaCATCCAGGTGAGGGCTCGGGCTAACTCTGCTGTGAAGACAAACCTCAGTATTAGCCAGTCTGGGAAATTTGTAGAAAGTTTTCCTAACGTAGGCAGGGCCTGGGAGTGGTGAAGGCCCAATACCAGGAATCAATAGGCTGCTCACAGGACGCACGTGACTAGCAGTAGTGGTTACACTTTCAGGAGGCTGGTTTGTTGTCAAAGGCTAGGCTGAGTCAGCCTGCAGGATTTGTCAAAGGGACCTCCccgcccctccacccacccacccagcgcACAGATGATGCAACACCACGTAGGGCAGCTCCTGCCCAGAattagtttttgttttcagtctggAAATGCACTTTGTTTTTGCACTATATCTCACTGGCCTTGGAGTCTGGGTTACTCTAGAGTTAAAATCTTGCACCGTAAGATTGTCTCCTAATTAGTGTGTCAACGAGCAAGGACAGAACACCTCGCTCCTTGGGCAGCCTGAGAAAAACCGAGGGCCTgagtttcctctctctctcgctgGTGGAAATCAGGATCAGCTCCTTTGGCGTTAAAGGAGATCTGCTGGTGTTAAAACTAGACATGACAGGCCTGGTTTTGGTACAGTTTTCATACGTGAGTGACACGGTGCTTGGGGCATGAGCGTGTTAAAACACGGTTTGCACGTGCCTGCGTAGGTGGGACCAGCCCTTGTTACAGCGCCAGTATCTGCAGCGTAGGCAGGCCCTTGTAATGCTgcggcctgatttttcagagatgct harbors:
- the LOC128828734 gene encoding perilipin-3-like isoform X1; amino-acid sequence: MASENKATNTGPPKAEEEHQVNIVNRVARLPFISSAYNLVSSAYSYTKGIHPYISNICSVAETVAAMAVGSAVGGVQPILSHLEPQITSVNEYACKGLDKLEENLPFLQQPTEQVISDTKQMVSTKVMSAVDAAYGAKDAVASRVAGAVDVTKDVVQDSVELTKSVVSSTVNTAKEAACGAKDIVTNRVTKAVDLTRGTVQDSVELTKSVVSSTVNTAKEAAYGAKGIVTNRVTEAVDLTRGTVQDSVELTKSVVTSTVNTAKEAACGAKDIVTSKVNTVVGRSREAVQDGVEMTSFVVTNSLNKAKAAGQLVASGVDAVLEKSQALVDHYLPLTNEELVKLAIAIEGFNMASVEEQKQRQSYFVRLGSLSNKVRHRAYQHSLNKLRLIKQNTQHSLSQLQLAINLIEYVKQGVGHKLQDSLEKLQQLWIEWSRTQPRGSASQPEVEPRTLAMVRIITQQLHPAYVNLVSSIQGLPSNIQETVHQAVNNVQQLHASFSRADSFQDLSSSSLTQSREKMTKAQESLEALLEYVSHNTPLNWLVGPFSPSVGATQEATGEPKEIMMIEMTSSAPQEVASAQKKVAEVPKAPEKEMAVALKEEAKIPKAPKESMKALKKALEELTKASEKTVAKETKTYP
- the LOC128828734 gene encoding perilipin-3-like isoform X2, which translates into the protein MAVGSAVGGVQPILSHLEPQITSVNEYACKGLDKLEENLPFLQQPTEQVISDTKQMVSTKVMSAVDAAYGAKDAVASRVAGAVDVTKDVVQDSVELTKSVVSSTVNTAKEAACGAKDIVTNRVTKAVDLTRGTVQDSVELTKSVVSSTVNTAKEAAYGAKGIVTNRVTEAVDLTRGTVQDSVELTKSVVTSTVNTAKEAACGAKDIVTSKVNTVVGRSREAVQDGVEMTSFVVTNSLNKAKAAGQLVASGVDAVLEKSQALVDHYLPLTNEELVKLAIAIEGFNMASVEEQKQRQSYFVRLGSLSNKVRHRAYQHSLNKLRLIKQNTQHSLSQLQLAINLIEYVKQGVGHKLQDSLEKLQQLWIEWSRTQPRGSASQPEQVEPRTLAMVRIITQQLHPAYVNLVSSIQGLPSNIQETVHQAVNNVQQLHASFSRADSFQDLSSSSLTQSREKMTKAQESLEALLEYVSHNTPLNWLVGPFSPSVGATQEATGEPKEIMMIEMTSSAPQEVASAQKKVAEVPKAPEKEMAVALKEEAKIPKAPKESMKALKKALEELTKASEKTVAKETKTYP